Proteins from a genomic interval of Oncorhynchus masou masou isolate Uvic2021 unplaced genomic scaffold, UVic_Omas_1.1 unplaced_scaffold_1977, whole genome shotgun sequence:
- the LOC135532666 gene encoding B-cell receptor CD22-like codes for MSCSYTYPRGYIITTTFWFITNNAEGNPVSLSDDPDYKGRVTYRSDKMNGHTLTITDLRESDSATYMFSFITDQTRGRYTGSPGVTLSVTDLQVKVTPTWRATSKTLTCSTTSCPLTGNPTYIWYKNGQVVTENTLHYSVYPDAVDSYFCAVKDHEDLHSPAVCVQGQSCSRVNYTKRRICVLKGSTVDISCTYVGYYYTTSSFWFRSDKSTPEDLTRDPEYADRVEYTGTNRGSFTLRISDLREEDSAEYRFTFKTYSIEWGHSFPGTSLTVTLFSLHSDLQVKVTPGTVTEGSWVTLTCITTCTLTDIPNPTYIWYKNGEYLFSDSSPQYQYSVSRGGSDSYSCALRGHDKLSSPGVTVDASSLSCLRVTYTSRSICSLIPSVDLPCTTIYPTDLQVKVTPDTEAGKRTLTCSTTSCTLTDNPTYIWYRNGQSLDWLTSQQHSVWSSETESYSCAVKGHEDLRSPAVCVQGHNCWRVTYTKRRICVLKGSTVDISCSYTHPTSYIEQGSFWFTQKHPVDVRSYPESAGRVEYNRNTENHHTMTITHLTEKDSAEYKFRLITTNEGRFSGLPGVMLTVTDILLEMDPTSVSEGGWVTLRCRTQCTVGLNPTYIWYKNGQRLTNPVTSYNSRIVYPVSSEDAGNYSCVVEGLERILSPEETLTVRYGPKNTSVSVSPSGELVEGSSVTLTCSSDANPPVDKYTWYKKNVTSPKASGQSYIITNIISEDRGEYYCEAQNGRGSMNSTALMIIVAGKQTSVVTAAVGIIVVVLVLILCLSGLMWFRKKASKPTNTRDTSDDGQGDSSPVYDNISNMAMTSTAAQTADTDNQDDVHYASVQFSHSKNQEVPLYSTVQLHQPQKQDQDVQYAAVKFNLPSSASQPAAAQAAEVDASEIYSTVNKPRTKKT; via the exons ATGTcctgctcttacacatatcccagAGGTTATATCATCACAACAACCTTCTGGTTCATAACAAATAATGCTGAGGGGAATCCTGTGAGTCTGAGTGATGACCCAGACTACAAAGGACGTGTGACATACCGTAGTGATAAGATGAATGGACACACCCTGACaatcacagacctgagagagagtgaCTCAGCTACGTACATGTTCAGCTTTATAACAGATCAGACCAGAGGGagatatactggcagtcctggagtcactctgtctgttacag ACctgcaggtgaaggtgactcCTACATGGCGGGCAACGTCGAagacactgacctgtagcacCACCAGCTGTCCTCTGACTGgtaaccccacctacatctggtacaagaatGGACAGGTTGTAACTGAGAACACTTTACACTACTCAGTCTACCCTGATGCTGTGGACAGCTACTTCTGTGCTGTAAAAGACCACGAGGATCTTCACTCTCcggcagtgt GTGTTCAGGGTCAGAGCTGCAGCAGAGTGAATTACACCAAGAGGAGAATCTGTgtcttgaaggggtcaacagttGACATATCCTGTACTTATGTTGGTTATTATTACACCACATCATCATTCTGGTTTAGAAGTGATAAGTCGACCCCTGAAGACCTAACCAGAGACCCAGAGTATGCAGATCGTGTGGAGTACACTGGAACAAACAGAGGTTCCTTCACCCTGAGAATCTCAGATCTGAGAGAGGAGGACTCAGCTGAGTATCGTTTCACTTTTAAAACATACAGCATTGAGTGGGGTCATAGTTTCCCTGGAACCAGTCTGACTGTGACA TTATTCTCTCTTCATTCAGACctgcaggtgaaggtgactcCTGGCACAGTGACAGAAGGATCATGGGTTACACTGACATgtatcaccacctgtactctgactgacatccccaaccccacctacatctggtacaagaatGGAGAATATCTATTTTCTGACTCCTCTCCCCAGTATCAATACTCAGTCAGTAGAGGAGGTTCTGACAGCTACTCCTGTGCCTTAAGAGGCCATGACAAACTCAGCTCTCCTGGAGTCACAGTGG ATGCTTCTTCTCTGAGCTGCTTAAGGGTGACCTACACCAGTAGGAGCATCTGTTCCTTGATACCATCCGTGGACCTGCCTTGCACTACCATATATCCCACAG ACCTGCAAGTGAAGGTGACTCCTGACACAGAGGCAGGGAAGAggacactgacctgtagcaccaccagctgtactctgactgacaaccccacctacatctggtacaggAACGGACAGTCTCTTGATTGGCTCACTTCCCAACAACACTCTGTCTGGAGTTCTGAAACAGAGAGTTACTCCTGTGCTGTTAAAGGCCATGAGGATCTCCGctctcctgcagtgt GTGTTCAGGGTCACAACTGCTGGAGGGTGACTTACACCAAGAGGAGAATCTGTGTCTTGAAGGGCTCCACAGTGGACATATCCTGCTCTTACACTCATCCCACTAGTTACATAGAACAAGGTTCATTCTGGTTTACACAGAAACACCCTGTAGATGTCAGGTCATATCCAGAGTCTGCAGGTCGTGTGGAGTACAATAGGAACACAGAGAACCACCATACCATGACAATAACACACCTGACAGAGAAGGACTCGGCTGAATACAAATTCAGATTAATAACAACAAACGAGGGGAGATTTTCTGGTCTTCCTGGTGTGATGTTGACTGTCACAG ATATCCTGTTGGAGATGGATCCTACATCTGTGTCAGAGGGGGGGTGGGTCACACTGAGATGTAGAACCCAATGTACAGTCGGTCtcaaccccacctacatctggtacaagaacggacaacGTCTGACCAACCCAGTCACCAGTTATAACAGCCGGATCGTATACCCAGTCAGCAGTGAGGATGCAGGAAACTACTCCTGTGTTGTAGAAGGCTTAGAGAGAATCCTCTCTCCAGAAGAGACTCTCACTGTCAGAT ATGGCCCAAAGAACacctcagtgtcagtcagtccctctggtgaactagtggagggcagttcagtgactctgacctgcagcagtgatgccaaccCACCTGTGGACAAATACACCTGGTACAAGAAGAACGTGACCTCACCAAAAGCATCAGGACAGAGTTACATCATCACTAACATCATctctgaggacagaggagaatattACTGTGAGGCCCAGAATGGAAGAGGATCTATGAACTCTACAGCTCTGATGATCATTGTAGCAG GGAAACAAACCTCAGTTGTGACTGCAGCTGTAGGAATCATAGTGGTTGTTCTGGttctcatcctctgtctctctggactcaTGTGGTTCAG GAAGAAGGCCTCCAAACCCACCAACACAAGAGACACATCAGACGATggacag ggagACTCTAGTCCAGTGTATGACAACATCTCAAACATGGCCATGACCTCTACTGCAGCACAGACAGCTGACACAGACAACCAGGATGATGTTCACTACGCCAGCGTCCAATTCTCTCACTCCAAAAACCAGGAAGTGCCTCTATACTCCACCGTCCAGCTGCATCAACCACAGAAACAGGACCAAGATGTCCAATACGCTGCTGTGAAATTCAACCTCCCCAGTTCTGCCTCCCA acCAGCAGCAGCACAAGCAGCTGAGGTGGATGCCTCTGAGATCTACAGTACagtcaacaaacccagaaccaagaagacttga